Within the Halomonas sp. HL-93 genome, the region CTCTCTCGATTTTAGCGGTCAATAAAAAGCCCCGCATTAAGCGGGGCACGACAGCATAGCACTAGATAAATGTTAGCGGGCAAATGGTGTGGCGGTTTAAGACTGCATCAACCACTCGTGGTCGGGGTCATTATGAAACTTCCACACGCGTTTAGGGCCCGCCATCACGTTCAAGTAATAAAGCGAGTAGCCGTGAGCCGCGCCCACTGGGTGGTAGCCTTTGGGCACCAGCACACAGCAGCCGTTTTCGACCGCCATGGTCTCATCAAGGCTGCGGTCATCGGTGTAGACACGCTGAAAGGCAAAACCCTGAGCGGGGTTAATACGGTGGTAGTAGGTTTCTTCCAGCAGCGACTCATGGGGTAAGTTATCCACATCGTGTTTGTGGGGCGGATAACTCGACCAGTTACCCGCGGGTGTGAATACTTCCACCACCAGCAGGCTATCGGCGGGCTCGGTTTCCGGCAAAATATCGTGCACATGGCGGGTGTTGGTGCCCTGGCCACGGGTGCTCTGCTTGATGTTGTCAGGCGCGATCAGCCTGGGGGCGTGATTGCCATGCCCAGGGGCGGCGCACACCGCTAGCTCTAGATCCGTTGTCGCTTCCACCGCGTAGCTAACCCCATTGGGCAGATAAACCGCGTAGGGCGGGATTTGCTCAAAGATATCCATGCGCTCGCCGATATCTTCAAAGCGGTGCTCGCCGCAGGTCACCGTGGCGAGCCCGGTGAGCAGCACCAGACAGACTTCATGGTTATCGCTGCTGGCCTCCAGGCGCTGACCTTTGGCGAGTGTGTGCACCCGGAAGCCAACGTGCGTCCAGCCAGCAGACTTCGGGGTAACGTCGATCACGGTGCCTTGGGCATCTGGGGCGGTGGGGTGAACCAGTAGTGAAGCCATAGGTTGCTCCTTTATTTATCAAGGTCGGCATCAGCCTGAAGCAGGATTTTGCGGCCTCCGCGCATCGAACGTTCTGCTGCGTCGGCGAGGCGCAATGCTTCCAAGCCATCCTGGGCGCCTGCAAGAGGGGCACGCTTTTCGCGCCAAGCATCGACAAAGTCGCCAATCTCTAATCGATAAGCCTCGGCGTAGCGTTCTAAGAAAAACCACTTGGGTTTCTCTTCCACTTGGCCTGCTTCACCAGTGAAGCGTAGACGGGTGTCGCTTTCGTTTTGTGCTTGGAGCATGCCTTGGCTACCAAAGGCTTCGATGCGTTGATCGTAGCCGTAGCAGGCGCGCCGTGAGTTGCTGATTTGGCAGAGCTTGCCACTGGCGGTGGTGAGCGTGACCATGGCGGTATCTATATCCCCCGCTTCGCCAATGGCTGGGTCGATAATGCTACTGCCGACGGCAAAAACACTCTCGATGGGTTCATCAAGTAGCCAGCGCGCCATGTCCAGATCGTGGATCATCATGTCCCGGAACAGGCCGCCGGACTCAGCCACATACTCGGCAGGCGGGGGAGAGGGGTCGCGGCTAATAATTGTCAGCGTTTCAAGTGCGCCAATACGCCCTTCGGTAATCGCTTTTTTCAGTGCTGCAAACTGAGGATCGTGGCGGCGGTTAAAGCCTAGTGCACAGGTCACAGGATGCTCACTGAGTACCTGCAGAGCATCTCGCGTACGCGCTAAATCCAGGGCGATGGGTTTTTCGCACAGTACGGCTTTGCCAGAACGGGCGGCACGTTCCAGATACTCCGCATGAGTAGGCGTGCTGGAGGCAATCAGGACGGCATCAATGGTGTCGTCTGAAAATATCTCATCAACGGAAACCGCATTGCTACCGTACTGTTCGGCCAGAGCTTCCGCGGCGGGCTGGTGAAAATCGGCCACGGCGGCCAGCGTAACGTTCGGGTGTGAGTGAATGGCCTGGGCATGCACCTTGCCGATGCGGCCAGCGCCGATAAGCGCGAGTTTCATAAGCTCTCCTGCGTTGTTGTTAGTGTTGGCGTCTAGGCCTTGCGCTGTTTTTCCTGTCCTTTATCACGTGTTTTGTCCTGCCTCACGCCCAAACCAATCGCTAAGGCTTGTGTTAGGCAAAGCGAAGCGGTCAAACCACGAAAACTCTTTACCTCGGCTTCATTAACCACGAAGACCACATTGGCGAAGCGAGCGAGCGGGCTAAGGTTGGAATCGGTAATTACCACTATAGGTAGCCCGCGCTGTTGGGCGTCTTCACAGGCTTTTTGGCTCTCTTCGGCGTAGGGCGAAAAGCTAATCGTCAAAAGGGCATCATGTTGACTCATGGCACGCAGTTGCTCGCCGTACATGCCTCCCAAGCCGCTGACGAGTAAGGCGGGTTTGTCCACATGGGCCAGGGCATAGGTCATATAGCTCGCCACCACAAAGCTGCGTCTAGCGCCCATCACGTGAATAGCCTGGGCTTTTTCAAAGATATCCAGCGCTTTCTCTAAATTTGCCGGGTCGATACGGCTAGGTAGTTGCTCCAG harbors:
- the iolB gene encoding 5-deoxy-glucuronate isomerase, producing the protein MASLLVHPTAPDAQGTVIDVTPKSAGWTHVGFRVHTLAKGQRLEASSDNHEVCLVLLTGLATVTCGEHRFEDIGERMDIFEQIPPYAVYLPNGVSYAVEATTDLELAVCAAPGHGNHAPRLIAPDNIKQSTRGQGTNTRHVHDILPETEPADSLLVVEVFTPAGNWSSYPPHKHDVDNLPHESLLEETYYHRINPAQGFAFQRVYTDDRSLDETMAVENGCCVLVPKGYHPVGAAHGYSLYYLNVMAGPKRVWKFHNDPDHEWLMQS
- the iolG gene encoding inositol 2-dehydrogenase; translation: MKLALIGAGRIGKVHAQAIHSHPNVTLAAVADFHQPAAEALAEQYGSNAVSVDEIFSDDTIDAVLIASSTPTHAEYLERAARSGKAVLCEKPIALDLARTRDALQVLSEHPVTCALGFNRRHDPQFAALKKAITEGRIGALETLTIISRDPSPPPAEYVAESGGLFRDMMIHDLDMARWLLDEPIESVFAVGSSIIDPAIGEAGDIDTAMVTLTTASGKLCQISNSRRACYGYDQRIEAFGSQGMLQAQNESDTRLRFTGEAGQVEEKPKWFFLERYAEAYRLEIGDFVDAWREKRAPLAGAQDGLEALRLADAAERSMRGGRKILLQADADLDK
- a CDS encoding MurR/RpiR family transcriptional regulator, whose translation is MPQPPQSYSELETLITAEYATLSKRLQQTARFMLDHPQEVALATVAKIAQQAEVTPSTLIRLANSLGFNGFSEMQQLFRSRLVDELPNYTERIRAVRSATGETPDSTQLLWEFADANRAVLEQLPSRIDPANLEKALDIFEKAQAIHVMGARRSFVVASYMTYALAHVDKPALLVSGLGGMYGEQLRAMSQHDALLTISFSPYAEESQKACEDAQQRGLPIVVITDSNLSPLARFANVVFVVNEAEVKSFRGLTASLCLTQALAIGLGVRQDKTRDKGQEKQRKA